The genomic segment tttaaaaaatattttatctaacaAATCATTATATTCTCAGTTTAGTTTAATTAACCATTTTGAGCCCAGCCCATTTGAACCCTTATCAGTTTGATTAAACATTGAGGAATTTGGCCCAATGAAAACAGACCCATTCAGTTCATCAAcccactgaaaaagaaaatgtcttGACGGTCTTTGTTCTAATTCTAGGTTTGGCAAAGTATCTGCTTCCAGGAAATGGGCACCAAGGTAGCCATGAGAAACCTGCTTCCTCTCTTACAGAAACGTTTTCTATCAACATCATCGTCATCTACTCCAACACTTTCTCCTCTTTCCAATGCTCCATCGTCATCGTTCACAGTCGACTTCCTCATCAACTCATGCGGGCTTCCCTCAAAATCTGCTCTTTCTGTCTCCCAGAAGTTACAACTCGACGAGAAGAGCATCCAGAAGCCCCAATCAGTACTCGAGTTTCTGAAAGCTCACGGCTTTAAAGAAACCCACGTCGTCAAATTAATTGAGAAGCGGCCTGATGTCCTCAGACGTGGAGTAGACACCAATCTCAAACCAAAATTTGAGTTCCTCATCGCAAATGGCTTTGTGGGTAAGCTTCTTCCTGAGCTCATTACATCAAATCCGAATGTTTTGGAAAGGGCTTTAGAATCTAATATGAAGCCATGTTTTGAGTATTTTAAGTCCATTCTTGGTAGTAATGACATGATTGTAGCGGCTTCTAAGCGATGTGCAGTGTTCTTGACCTATGATTGGAAGAGTATTATACAGCCAAATGTTGAGTTGTTGATAAAAGAGGGAGTGCCTGAAGAGAGAGTAGTAAAAATGATTGTTGCACAACCAAGAATTATATATCAAAGGCGCGATAGGATGGTTTATGCAGTCAATGCTGTCAAGAATTTGGGTCTTGAGCCAAAGGCTCCCATGTTTATATATGCTCTTAGATCGATCTTATCCATGAATGAGTTCACttggaagaagaagattgaggTGATGAAAAGTTTTGGGTGGACTGAAGAAGAGATTTTGCGGGCATTTAAGCAATACCCGTTTCAATTATCATCCTCGGAGGAAAAAATGAGGAAATCGATGGATTTCTTGTTGAATACTATTAAGATGGAAAGGCAGGCCATCATTGCCTGTCCTAAGTTTCTTATGTATTCAACTGAGAAAAGGCTCCGTCCTAGGTATGATGTTTTGAAGATTTTGAAGTCTAAGAAGCTAATTGAAATCGGCAAGAAGACGAACTATCTGCTAACAGTTAGTGAGAAAAATTTCTTGGAGAATTATGTTACTAAGTATGCTGATAAAGTGCCAGGTTTATTGGAGGTATACAGGGGCACAACAAAGACCGAAAGATAGATACTTGATTACCTCCCATCCATCACCTCCATTCCATTATCACAGGCCAATGTTTTTCTCAGGTGAATACATACATATCTATACCTATATGTGTGTGTGCTTACATGTGCACGCGCGCACGCCGAGAAGCTATTTGAAGTTCGTAGTTGTAATGCCTGTTTTACCGATTACTTTTGAATATCATTGTTTGCTGAAATAAATTGCATATCCTTGCTCTTGAAGGCCTGGCCAATGATCTCTAGTTTTTGCCATTCTCTTCATATGCTAAACCAAAGCCAGCTAATTTTCTTGGACCAAACAACAAATATTGTAAGTGTCATTCTTTGGTTGATCCTTAGTCAAGTTCTAGGCTCATAATCTAGTAGATTACTTCTCTGCTCTAAATTCAGAACTATACAAGTCAAGTTGTTAGTTTGCAGCAAGCAACCATGACTTGGAACCCTTGAGTTTTCTTGTTGACAGTTCATCTTCTCATCTGCAATTCTTTGAAAAGATGCCGTAGGTCCGTTGAATTTCATTGTTTGCTGAAATAAATTGCGTATTCTTGCTCTTGAAGGCCTGGCCAATGCTCTCTAGTTCTTGCCATTCTCTTCAAATGTTAAACCAAAGCCAGCTAATTTTCTTGGTGACTGTTTTATTGGATTGTTAGCAGGCAGGCGGTACAAACTGATTGAATGCTGTATATTGCAGCATTGCTTCCCCTATTTCCAAAGTCCCTTCTCTTTTCAAACCATGAAGCAATTGACTTGATGAACTTCATATTTTGCAGCTAGAAGCTCTTAACTAGAATGAATATGGAAGTTGGTCATTTATGAGAAAATTGTTGGTTATCACCATGCCATCATTTTGATCACAAGGAACTTTTTTctcatgactttttttttttttttgaaaatgtatcTTAAATAACAAGCCCTCTCtatcttgttcttgttttttgagTTTGGAACATCACAGATTCACATGGGTCAGCTATGACAATCTTATAAATGGGCCTATTTTGAGCCCTAATCAGAATATATCCAAATTGAAAATGTTCTGAGTTTGCCCAATTAAAGTGAACCGACAGCGAATTAGCTCAGAAGGGAGGTCAATATCTTCTCGGCAACCCCTCTGATAACCCTCTTCTCCACTAAGCTGTTTCGTTGTGATTTTTAACCCtcttattttaatgtatttacaagaaaaaatatatttgagaaatatttttaccATTATTCCAAGCATCCCCTTCATCTTCatcatgaattcatttacatttcatttcaaatatttttacccATGCGGGGGCCTTCCTTAAAGTCTTATCTTTCCGTTTCCAAGAAGCTCCGAAACTGAGAGAGCAGATTTAAAGGGTAGTCCTCGTGGATTTCACGCCCAAACTTAAATTTCTCGTTGCAGTATCAAATCCTCTAATTTTAAAAGTAGCTCTGGATTCTCATATTAATATCAATGGTAATGATTCCTACCTACTAACTTGCTCtgtatttttttccccttcgcAGGATAACCTCCTCCAATTCTTATCTTTTCCATCCTGCTTTGCAGACCAGGAATTTCCATGTTGGATATAAGACTTTTGCGTCCTTCTTCAAGAGCTTCTTCCTCTCTTTCTGCTGCATCTTCTCCACCTACAGGATATTGGACGAGTtaaattagtgtttttgacaaaaatgaacataatttttaataaaatggttGTATGGTGCTGACATTTTTTAGCGTGTTTGTCAAGTTCCCTATGGGTCAGCTTGCTAGCATTTGCCGAGGTCAGTTCATGTCTAAATTAGACCCAAAAAATGATGCTTAaaattgttctttatttttctagttattttcgaatttctttaaatttgttttagaattcatttattaagttataatttctatttagacaattttattttttatttttcagaaattaaataaattattggttaaagaattattttagaaatgtaATTCTAAAGCTTTGATAAACCCTagtttctttctctatttttagaGTTATAGTATTTAAGGCTTAAAAAACCCTAACCTCTCCTCATCTCTATACACTGTTTCAATCCTTGCTTGGCTAGATACTATTCTTTGAACAGGAGGAATTTCTGAGTCGTGGTTGCGTGGAAAGGAGATAGAGTCCTGTCGTTCCTCTGAAGGTGGTGCCATgatatgatgaaaatgatgatgGCTTTTATGAAATTCTGGTTTCCTTCTGGTTTTACTGTACTTTCCAGTCTATTTAACTATGAAGGGTAATTCCAGCAGAAGCGGTTTCATTTGGATGCCCCTTAACTCTTAACCTTTCCACCATTTCCAATCTCTCTCTGTATCAAAGCAGTTGATGTTATCCACAGGCAGTTGACAAACTATGGAGTTCATCCTTTTGAGTTGGTAATGAAGAGATGTTGAGGATGAAAGTTGGCCCAGAATTCAATTGTTTCTTAGCATAATTTTGAGCATATATTCTAATCAATATGCTAAGCTATGTAATCTGCGATCGCGTCCACTCTGTCAACTGACACAATACAATAGTAACAGTGACCAGTTTAGTTCATGTCTTTCACTCTTCCTCTGCAGGAACTAACCACATAGCAGCCCTTTTGTCTTGAAAAACCATTTTTCCTGttcaatttctttataaaatctGGTTTTCTaagattgtgtttttttccttaagAAAAGAATTTGCTTTGGAAATctaaatgaaaaacatgttttctttcGTACAGAAATGTTTTCTGCATATTAACAGCAGACCCGATGAGTCCAGCATACAGCGCAGTAAACATGACAACATTATTTGTGGCAAGATGTTGGGTTTTGATGAAATCCCAGGAGCAACAAATCCTGCTCAGCTCAGCAAACGACAACAGCAAGTAATCTATGGAGAGATGTTGGAGCCTACAAAATCCCAGACCCAAAAAAGGAACTTCAGCAGCAACAAACTCTCCTCAGATTAGCAACCAACAGGACAACGTCTTCTGTGGAGAGATGTTGGAGGATTATGAAATTTCAGGAACAAATAATTCTGTCCAAGATTGTGAttcaacatgaagaaaaagtGAAAGTGTTGGGACATATGAGCAGATCATGGATGCAATTTACTGCAGATTCCAATAAGCCAGgaacaaaattatttcttaCTTTAATATCAAACACCGTAAATCAGCAATCACAGAGCCAAAAGTAGTCGCCCCCTTCCCATTGGTCTCTTTGTCTAGTCTATCTCTCTGTCCCGAAGCTCACCATCCTCCAAGGCTGGTATACGCTCTCTATCCTCTCTGTCCGTCCTGGTTTAAGCTGCTTgggctaaaaaagaaaacaacaaatctcTTAGTCATATGAGGAGATCATTTACTGTGAGTTGCATGATCATTTCTATCTTGTTTAGTAAAAATTATCATCTgagtatatataataaaaaatatatataaaatgtgtgGTAGTTATATTTAGAAGTatggttgtgattgttttttaaaatgttttttatttgaaaatatatcaaaataatattttttttattttttaaaaattatttttactattagagtatcaaaatatctgaaaatactaaaaaaatattaatttaaagtaaagaaaaaaaatataaaaaatttaaattttttaaaagatatttttaaaacataaaaataaacaggattttaattttttttttatgaaactcaattaaaaactatatttcaaacttattttttaataaatcctgCAATATaaccataattgtttttattatcaaacatattattgtgtttatttcttgctaacacaaataataataataaaaaaaacagttttaaaagtatttatttatgCGATAGCTTCtgcttttaagataaaattttaaaaaagttttttattaaaatttaatatgttttatatattttggatcgttttaatgtattgatatcaaaaataattttaaaaaattaaaaaaattattaatatatattttaatataaaaaattaaataaaaaataattctaactACACTACTAAATAAGCTGGAAAGCACGCGTAAAAAGCACTTGTTcaactattgttttttttttcctccaattTTTTGTTCATCATGATTGTTGTCAACctgataaatttcaaattaaactaaattgaaGTTGAGTGgatatgattttgaaaaattaatatacaatcaaaccaaatcaaaacttgatgtaattttaaaaaaacaataaattatattattttaattattttttaaataacaaaatattattataaactaCTTCAATTAACCCGTTTAATATAGGCTTAGTaagtgtttgagagtgtagtaacgattactttttaaataaattttcgtaccgaaatacatgttaatgatttttttattgttaaaaattatttttaatatcaacatatcaaaacgattcaaaacatacaaactatattaaattttaataaaaataaaatttaaatttttttaaaaacatgattttaacatCTAACCATACACATTCTTATTACACATTCTTATTAACTTGGGTTCTGACTGACGCGatcaaatttgaattaaaacaaaaaaaaaagggtgatgAAGAGCGTTGGATGGAGTGGGACACCTATAAACCCTACTAGACCCGGCCCATGATAATCCAGCTAAGCACTACACATGCGCAGAGCTAAGCTAATCGCTCCTCTTCTTTTCTGCCAGTCCCATTGAAAGATCGAAGATGGCCGCCGCGAGGAACTTTATATCTTTGTTGCAAAGACGATGTATACAGACATCTGCTGCTTCACTTTGTTCTAATTCTTCTCCACTATACACTAACTCGTCGtcttctttatcttcatcatcatcatttacaGTTCAGTTCCTCGTCAATTCATGCGGGCTTCCATTAAAATCCGCTCTTTCAGTTTCTAAAAAGTTCCAAATCCATGAAAAGGAACTCCAAAATTCCCTTTCTGTACTTGAGTTCTTGAAAGCTCACGACTTTAACGAGACCCAGATAGGCAGATTGATCGAAAAGTGGCCCCGTGTCCTCCTCTGCAGAGTAGAAAGCACCCTCAAGCTCAAGTTCGATTTCCTCACTCAGAACGGTTTTGCGGGTCAGATTCTGCCTCAGCTTATCGTCTTAGTTCCGGCGATTTTGAATAGGAAGGTAGATTCTTGTATTAAGCCATGCTTTGAGTTTTTGAAGTCCTTTCTTGACAACAATGAGAAACTTTTAGCAGCTATTAAGCGTTATCCGTGGTATTTTACCTTTAATTTCAATTCTGCTCTGAAACCAAATactgttttcttgataaaagaGGGAGTGCCTCATGATAGGGTTGCGAAACTGATTTTGATGTATCCGAGAGCTTTACAGATGAAACCTGATAGGATGGTCCGTGTAGTGAATTCTGTTAAGAATCTGGGCCTTGAACCAAAGGCTCCTGTGTTTGTACATGCTCTTAGAGTGATGATAGGAATGAGTGAATCCACTTGGAAGAGGAAAATTGAGTATATGA from the Populus nigra chromosome 1, ddPopNigr1.1, whole genome shotgun sequence genome contains:
- the LOC133684647 gene encoding transcription termination factor MTERF2, chloroplastic-like encodes the protein MAAARNFISLLQRRCIQTSAASLCSNSSPLYTNSSSSLSSSSSFTVQFLVNSCGLPLKSALSVSKKFQIHEKELQNSLSVLEFLKAHDFNETQIGRLIEKWPRVLLCRVESTLKLKFDFLTQNGFAGQILPQLIVLVPAILNRKVDSCIKPCFEFLKSFLDNNEKLLAAIKRYPWYFTFNFNSALKPNTVFLIKEGVPHDRVAKLILMYPRALQMKPDRMVRVVNSVKNLGLEPKAPVFVHALRVMIGMSESTWKRKIEYMKSLGWTEDEVLLTFKRNPDILACSEDKIGRAMDFFVNTVRLGSQTVVANPVLLQYSIDKRVRPRYNVLKVLESKNLIEVNQRVFWLLTTRSEMKFRENYVAKYADKVPGLLEIYRGTVEAKKIDT
- the LOC133685015 gene encoding uncharacterized protein LOC133685015: MGTKVAMRNLLPLLQKRFLSTSSSSTPTLSPLSNAPSSSFTVDFLINSCGLPSKSALSVSQKLQLDEKSIQKPQSVLEFLKAHGFKETHVVKLIEKRPDVLRRGVDTNLKPKFEFLIANGFVGKLLPELITSNPNVLERALESNMKPCFEYFKSILGSNDMIVAASKRCAVFLTYDWKSIIQPNVELLIKEGVPEERVVKMIVAQPRIIYQRRDRMVYAVNAVKNLGLEPKAPMFIYALRSILSMNEFTWKKKIEVMKSFGWTEEEILRAFKQYPFQLSSSEEKMRKSMDFLLNTIKMERQAIIACPKFLMYSTEKRLRPRYDVLKILKSKKLIEIGKKTNYLLTVSEKNFLENYVTKYADKVPGLLEVYRGTTKTER